A genomic segment from Rhodothermaceae bacterium encodes:
- a CDS encoding VCBS repeat-containing protein, translated as MLPSAQLRQPLKDLRSLMELPSHRMDATCISPTIISREPILADIHGRMAISQGSLQSLTRNLVKSQKCSKWGRIPLVLGPARNWVSLGLALAFLSGCATTQTTQQGPPEFPPSYVQEIYGIEVFGVDGEPLDHPFHGGFNLPRPQLIDIDGDQDLDLFVQELTGHIKYFENTGSTTAPSFTWRSDQYQDLDVGEWYRFVDLDQDGDYDLISETVFSYVRLFRNEGTATSASFAAPLDSLLDAEGEPLFIDRQNIPTVIDLDCDGLLDLFIGRVSGTVLHYESVGKDEPGLPRFRLVTERFEDIEILGMFATLHGANALSFHDIDQDGDEDLFWGDFFEPGILLISNTGTCAEPNLRNEPVAYPPDDPIKTSGYNSVLFADLDGDDTAELLFGVLGGAFNPNTSAVDNLYYMDPTPEGLVLKTKTLLSGIDVGADSYPVFADLDADGDHDLLISNKISTHDFNTATIHFFENTSVPGHLRWQRRSPLPIGGHYNLAPAVADLDADGDLDMLVGTWNKGSLYFRNDGTPSVPDFVLDESNTVTLTRGSNSTPALVDIDADGDLDLFIGESSGDLNFYRNNGSPSVPQFELVSDEFEGIDVGRRSVPRFADLDGDGDQDLILGREADGVVLYMNEGNTEVPVFVESGTLPAPFPILAVPAFIDIDTDGDLDVFSGGLGGGILFFRNTQY; from the coding sequence ATGTTGCCGAGCGCGCAGTTGCGGCAACCGTTGAAGGACTTGCGGAGCCTCATGGAGCTGCCATCTCACCGAATGGACGCAACGTGTATATCTCCAACAATAATCTCAAGGGAGCCTATTCTGGCCGATATTCATGGCAGGATGGCCATCTCCCAGGGGTCATTGCAGTCATTGACTCGGAATCTCGTGAAATCACAAAAATGCTCGAAGTGGGGCCGAATCCCACTGGTCTTGGGACCCGCTAGGAATTGGGTTTCCCTTGGTCTTGCCCTTGCTTTCCTGTCAGGCTGTGCGACCACACAGACAACCCAGCAGGGTCCTCCTGAGTTTCCCCCCTCATATGTCCAGGAGATCTATGGGATTGAGGTATTTGGGGTGGATGGCGAGCCTCTTGATCATCCATTCCATGGTGGATTCAATCTGCCTAGACCACAACTGATTGATATTGATGGCGATCAGGACCTGGACCTGTTTGTTCAGGAGTTAACCGGTCACATCAAGTATTTTGAAAACACCGGCAGCACCACCGCACCCTCGTTTACCTGGCGCAGTGATCAGTATCAAGATCTGGATGTAGGTGAGTGGTACCGATTCGTTGACCTAGATCAGGACGGCGACTATGACTTGATCAGCGAAACCGTCTTCAGTTATGTGCGGCTTTTTCGCAACGAAGGAACCGCCACCTCCGCTTCCTTTGCCGCGCCCCTAGATTCATTACTAGATGCAGAGGGCGAACCACTCTTTATAGATCGCCAAAATATCCCGACCGTCATTGACCTAGACTGTGATGGACTCCTGGATCTGTTTATTGGCCGTGTCAGCGGAACCGTACTGCACTATGAATCTGTTGGTAAAGACGAACCTGGGCTTCCAAGATTTCGGCTAGTGACCGAGCGGTTTGAGGACATAGAAATTCTTGGCATGTTTGCTACCCTGCACGGTGCCAATGCTCTGTCGTTCCACGATATTGATCAGGACGGCGATGAGGATCTCTTTTGGGGAGATTTTTTTGAACCGGGCATTTTGCTGATTTCCAATACCGGAACCTGTGCGGAGCCGAACCTTCGCAATGAACCGGTTGCCTATCCGCCTGACGATCCGATCAAGACTAGCGGCTACAATTCCGTTCTCTTTGCTGACCTTGACGGGGATGACACCGCTGAACTGCTGTTCGGAGTGCTTGGCGGAGCATTCAACCCAAACACGTCTGCAGTGGACAATCTCTACTACATGGATCCGACACCGGAGGGACTTGTGCTGAAAACAAAAACATTACTGTCGGGAATTGATGTCGGTGCAGATTCCTACCCTGTATTTGCTGATCTGGACGCAGACGGAGATCATGACCTACTGATCTCCAACAAGATCTCAACGCACGATTTTAATACCGCCACAATCCATTTCTTCGAAAACACCTCTGTGCCCGGACATCTTCGCTGGCAACGACGATCGCCGCTTCCCATCGGGGGGCATTACAATCTCGCACCTGCTGTGGCGGACCTTGATGCGGATGGAGATTTGGATATGCTGGTAGGTACCTGGAACAAGGGCAGTTTGTATTTCCGCAATGATGGAACCCCGAGTGTACCGGATTTTGTACTAGATGAAAGTAATACCGTAACTCTCACCCGTGGTAGCAACAGTACGCCTGCCCTTGTAGATATTGACGCAGACGGGGACCTGGATCTTTTCATTGGCGAGTCATCGGGAGATCTGAATTTTTACCGCAACAACGGCAGCCCGAGTGTACCACAATTTGAGCTTGTCAGCGACGAATTCGAAGGCATCGACGTTGGACGGCGAAGTGTGCCCCGCTTTGCCGACTTGGACGGAGATGGGGATCAAGATCTAATTCTGGGGCGCGAAGCCGATGGAGTTGTCCTTTACATGAATGAGGGAAATACAGAGGTGCCCGTTTTTGTTGAATCCGGTACACTTCCAGCTCCTTTCCCGATCCTTGCGGTCCCCGCGTTTATAGATATTGACACGGACGGAGACCTGGATGTGTTCAGTGGCGGGCTGGGTGGTGGAATATTGTTTTTCCGCAACACGCAGTACTGA